The following proteins come from a genomic window of Sphingosinicella flava:
- the hisS gene encoding histidine--tRNA ligase, translating to MSSKVQAVRGTQDMLGEAAERFHTVVSAFDRVRRLYGFQRVEVPMFEATAVFARSLGETTDVVSKEMYTFEDRGGDSLTLRPEFTAGIARAYLSEGWQQHAPLKVVTWGAAFRYERPQKGRFRQFHQLDAEIIGAGEPASDVELIAFGAQLLAELGIVDRVKLQLNTLGDPETRDAWRAALVDHFAKHRYDLSDESRVRLDKNPLRILDSKEHKDFPIVDSAPVVDDFLTVEAADFFGKVTAGLDQAGVKWTRNPRLVRGLDYYRHTAFEFTTEDLGAQSAVIAGGRYDGLIESMGGPHTPAVGWAAGIERLSLLIGAPESRGIDAALVPLGDAAEQAALGIAADLRRAGLACEMAYRGNMKKRMQKANAVGARFAIILGDDELARGEAAVKDLASGEQRNIALAALAEALRGA from the coding sequence ATGAGTAGCAAGGTTCAAGCCGTTCGCGGCACACAGGACATGCTGGGCGAGGCCGCCGAGCGCTTCCACACGGTCGTATCGGCATTCGATCGCGTGCGCCGCCTCTACGGCTTCCAGCGGGTCGAAGTGCCGATGTTCGAGGCGACCGCCGTCTTCGCCCGCTCGCTGGGCGAGACGACCGATGTCGTGTCGAAGGAAATGTACACGTTCGAGGATCGCGGCGGCGATTCCCTCACCCTGCGCCCCGAATTCACGGCGGGGATCGCGCGCGCCTATCTTTCCGAGGGCTGGCAGCAGCATGCCCCGCTGAAGGTCGTCACCTGGGGCGCCGCCTTCCGCTACGAACGCCCACAAAAGGGCCGCTTCCGCCAGTTTCACCAGCTCGACGCCGAAATCATCGGCGCGGGCGAACCCGCCTCGGATGTCGAGCTGATCGCGTTCGGCGCGCAATTGCTGGCTGAGCTCGGCATCGTGGATCGCGTCAAATTGCAATTGAACACGCTCGGCGATCCCGAAACGCGCGATGCGTGGCGCGCGGCCCTCGTCGATCACTTCGCCAAGCACCGCTACGACCTCTCCGACGAAAGCCGCGTGCGGCTCGACAAGAACCCGCTGCGCATCCTCGATTCGAAGGAGCATAAGGATTTCCCGATCGTCGACAGCGCGCCGGTGGTGGACGATTTCCTGACGGTTGAGGCCGCAGATTTCTTCGGCAAGGTGACGGCGGGTCTCGACCAGGCGGGCGTCAAATGGACGCGCAATCCCCGACTTGTCCGGGGTCTCGATTATTACCGTCACACCGCCTTCGAATTCACGACCGAGGATCTGGGCGCGCAGAGCGCCGTGATCGCGGGCGGGCGCTATGACGGCCTCATCGAAAGCATGGGCGGTCCGCACACGCCCGCGGTCGGCTGGGCGGCGGGAATAGAGCGCCTGTCGCTGCTGATCGGCGCTCCGGAAAGCCGGGGCATCGATGCGGCGCTAGTGCCCTTGGGCGATGCGGCGGAGCAGGCCGCGCTCGGCATCGCCGCCGATTTGCGCCGCGCGGGCCTCGCCTGCGAAATGGCCTATCGCGGCAACATGAAGAAGCGAATGCAGAAGGCGAATGCCGTCGGCGCGCGCTTCGCCATCATCCTTGGCGACGACGAGCTGGCGCGCGGCGAAGCGGCGGTGAAGGATCTCGCCAGCGGCGAGCAGCGCAACATCGCCCTCGCCGCCCTTGCGGAGGCGCTGCGCGGCGCATGA
- a CDS encoding DUF4167 domain-containing protein produces MINNRQNNRRRGRGSGPRMPGTSNPGNRQDNRSRGNAVQLHEKYKAMARDAQLAGDRVQTEYFLQFADHYFRVLNENRSRFEEQRRQRDDYASDEDEDQDDGLQAEDGEDNEAEAPRVERAAGRAERPDRSERPERAERRPRRPRERQERVAEEESISERISADILPPAIAPSNDEDGETRPVRRRTRRPRPEDETEVAPAA; encoded by the coding sequence TTGATCAACAATCGTCAGAACAACCGCAGGCGTGGCCGCGGTAGCGGGCCGCGTATGCCGGGCACGTCCAATCCGGGCAACCGCCAGGACAATCGCTCTCGCGGCAATGCGGTCCAATTGCACGAAAAATACAAGGCGATGGCGCGCGACGCGCAGCTCGCTGGCGATCGGGTGCAGACCGAATATTTTCTCCAGTTCGCGGACCATTATTTTCGCGTGCTGAACGAAAACCGCTCGCGCTTCGAAGAGCAGCGCCGCCAGCGCGACGATTACGCGTCCGACGAGGATGAGGATCAGGACGACGGCCTGCAGGCCGAGGATGGCGAAGATAATGAGGCTGAAGCGCCGCGCGTCGAACGCGCTGCTGGCCGGGCCGAGCGCCCGGACCGTTCAGAACGCCCGGAACGCGCAGAACGCCGCCCCCGCCGTCCGCGTGAGCGCCAGGAGCGCGTCGCGGAAGAAGAGAGCATAAGCGAGCGTATCTCCGCCGACATCCTGCCGCCCGCCATCGCGCCGTCGAACGACGAAGATGGCGAAACGCGGCCGGTTCGCCGCCGCACTCGCCGCCCTCGTCCCGAAGACGAAACGGAAGTCGCCCCGGCGGCCTGA
- a CDS encoding DUF4139 domain-containing protein, with amino-acid sequence MRYLLVIATALPGPAFAQTAQGDVSVTIYNNNQALVQDVRTLDLPAGRVRQEFPDVSGEIRPETVTLSGDGIGIVEQNFDFDLLSPSALMEKAVGETITLIRTNPATGKEERERAKVLAANGGVVLQIGQRIEVLRDDGLPVRVVFDKVPENLRARPTLSVTLESDNAGRRPLRLSYLSGGLGWNADYVAMIDEKAGRMDVQGWVTLTNNSGTTFSNAQTLLVAGGGGEGYSNVRPGTETAGRERLGGFYLYPLAGRTTIADRQTKQVSFLDVVGAPVSAGYRFANGWLGTSEKAQSASSVLTFSTGRDQGLGDALPAGTMRVYMRDQRGNAQFIGENNIGHTPMGSTVALRLGDAFDVKVKPVVEERQRINDTRWRTRMRYELTNAKPEPVTVELAQGGLDRFWTDTRIVEESQKSRREDSGQAVWTVKVPANGTATVTATFDTRF; translated from the coding sequence ATGCGTTATCTTCTTGTCATCGCGACGGCATTGCCGGGTCCGGCTTTCGCCCAGACGGCGCAGGGCGACGTTTCCGTCACCATCTACAACAACAATCAGGCATTGGTTCAGGACGTCCGCACCCTGGATCTTCCCGCCGGGCGCGTGCGGCAGGAATTTCCCGACGTGTCGGGCGAGATCCGGCCGGAAACGGTGACGTTGAGCGGCGACGGCATCGGCATCGTCGAGCAGAATTTCGATTTCGACCTGCTTTCGCCGTCCGCCTTGATGGAAAAAGCGGTGGGCGAGACGATAACCCTCATCCGCACCAATCCCGCGACCGGCAAGGAAGAGCGGGAGCGGGCGAAGGTGCTGGCCGCCAATGGCGGCGTGGTGCTTCAGATCGGGCAGCGGATCGAAGTGCTGCGCGACGACGGGCTGCCGGTCCGCGTGGTGTTCGACAAGGTGCCCGAAAATCTGCGCGCCCGTCCGACTCTATCGGTGACGCTGGAAAGCGACAATGCAGGGCGCCGGCCGTTGCGTTTGAGTTACTTGTCCGGTGGGCTCGGCTGGAACGCGGATTATGTCGCGATGATCGACGAAAAAGCCGGCAGGATGGATGTGCAGGGCTGGGTGACGCTCACCAACAATAGCGGCACGACCTTCAGCAACGCGCAGACCCTGCTCGTCGCGGGCGGCGGGGGCGAAGGTTACAGCAACGTGCGGCCGGGCACGGAGACCGCCGGCCGGGAACGGCTGGGCGGCTTCTATCTCTATCCGCTGGCCGGGCGGACGACGATCGCCGACCGCCAGACCAAGCAGGTGAGCTTCCTCGACGTGGTCGGGGCTCCGGTCTCGGCGGGCTATCGCTTCGCCAATGGCTGGCTTGGAACGTCGGAAAAGGCGCAGAGCGCGAGCAGCGTGCTCACCTTCTCGACTGGGCGCGATCAGGGCTTGGGCGACGCGCTCCCTGCGGGCACGATGCGCGTCTATATGCGCGACCAGCGCGGCAACGCCCAGTTCATCGGCGAGAACAATATCGGCCATACGCCGATGGGGTCGACCGTCGCGTTGCGGCTGGGCGACGCGTTCGACGTTAAGGTGAAGCCGGTCGTCGAGGAGCGGCAGCGGATCAACGACACACGCTGGCGGACGCGGATGCGTTATGAGCTCACCAACGCGAAGCCCGAGCCGGTGACGGTCGAGTTGGCCCAAGGCGGCCTCGACCGCTTCTGGACCGACACGCGGATCGTCGAGGAGAGCCAGAAGAGCCGCCGCGAGGATTCGGGACAGGCGGTGTGGACGGTCAAGGTGCCCGCCAACGGCACCGCGACCGTCACGGCGACGTTCGACACGCGGTTCTGA
- the prmC gene encoding peptide chain release factor N(5)-glutamine methyltransferase, which yields MIAQALTAAVQRLASISDTPRLDAELLMAHALGVSRETLLLSRLDAPIPDTFEALLARRAAGEPVAYITGRRAFWSIELEVGPGVLVPRPDTETLIETALAHFGQEGPARILDLGTGSGALLLAALAQWPEATGIGVDRSEAALAVARANADRLGFAARASFRTGDWAEGLDEHFDLLLCNPPYVETGADLPRDVRDWEPHEALFAGPDGLDDYRRLAPMVAGLLRPGGLACFEIGADQGESAARLFAAQGLTVALHRDLGGRPRCLAVTIDRV from the coding sequence ATGATCGCGCAGGCTCTGACGGCGGCTGTCCAACGCCTGGCCTCCATCAGCGACACCCCCCGCCTCGACGCCGAACTGTTGATGGCCCACGCGCTCGGCGTCAGCCGCGAGACCCTGCTGCTCTCCCGCCTCGACGCGCCAATACCCGACACCTTCGAAGCCCTGCTGGCCCGCCGCGCAGCAGGAGAACCCGTCGCCTACATAACCGGCCGCCGCGCCTTCTGGTCGATCGAGCTCGAAGTCGGCCCAGGCGTGCTCGTGCCACGGCCCGACACGGAAACCCTGATCGAAACCGCGCTCGCTCATTTCGGCCAAGAAGGACCGGCGCGCATCCTCGATCTCGGCACGGGTTCGGGCGCCCTGCTGCTCGCCGCGCTCGCGCAGTGGCCGGAGGCGACGGGAATCGGCGTCGACCGCTCCGAAGCCGCGCTCGCCGTCGCTCGGGCCAATGCGGATCGGCTGGGGTTCGCCGCGCGGGCCAGCTTCCGCACCGGCGATTGGGCGGAGGGCCTGGACGAGCACTTCGACCTCCTCCTCTGCAATCCGCCTTATGTGGAAACCGGCGCCGATCTGCCGCGCGACGTGCGCGACTGGGAGCCGCACGAGGCCTTGTTCGCCGGACCGGACGGCCTCGATGACTATCGCCGTCTCGCGCCGATGGTGGCGGGGCTGCTGCGTCCGGGCGGCCTCGCCTGCTTCGAAATCGGGGCGGATCAAGGCGAAAGCGCGGCCCGCCTGTTCGCGGCCCAGGGCCTCACCGTCGCGCTCCACCGCGATCTTGGCGGGCGGCCCCGTTGCCTTGCGGTCACGATTGATCGCGTTTGA
- a CDS encoding DUF4139 domain-containing protein, translating into MRRFIPLLLAVLSPSPLAAQATATSSAPEKVAVTVYRDPNRSAQTAINMGWLNGFALVTETRRIAIPAGDATIRFEGVAGGIIPESAIVTGLPDGVAEKNRDALLLSPASLIDRSLGRRVHLKRTSATGEVREEEAVIRSSASGAVVLQTPEGVEALRCTGLPETLIYDKVPEGLSAKPTLSVMTRSDAAREATITLSYLAAGFDWQANYVATLSPYGDRMDLFAWVTLASTDETSFPAAETSTVAGKLERRSYARPKPRGEPLNLQCWPSGTTSDIDADERDMPPPPPPPPPPAPPPPVMARPEAITVTGSRMMAQQEELGDLKLYRIPEPVTVAARGQKQVALLEKPDVKVNRIHRQWIDPLRPQDSAIEGLISTRNRVDAGLGIALPAGKILFFSEENGRRMLIGEGHIDDKAVGEDVDITLNLGPALRMQAREVSSAKGMVEYELTVTNDAPHGARYEALFDRDDVRIVPVSTRLARRDGAMVWATEVPANGSRTFRYKVKRL; encoded by the coding sequence ATGCGCCGCTTCATCCCCCTTTTGCTGGCGGTCCTGTCGCCGTCGCCGCTCGCCGCGCAGGCGACGGCCACGTCTTCGGCGCCGGAGAAAGTGGCGGTCACCGTCTATCGCGATCCCAATCGCAGCGCCCAGACGGCGATCAACATGGGCTGGCTGAACGGTTTCGCCCTCGTCACCGAAACCCGCCGCATCGCGATTCCCGCGGGGGACGCGACGATCCGGTTCGAAGGCGTCGCTGGCGGCATCATTCCGGAAAGCGCGATCGTCACGGGCCTTCCCGACGGCGTGGCCGAAAAGAATCGCGACGCCTTGCTTCTTTCCCCCGCCAGCCTGATCGACCGGTCGCTTGGGCGGCGCGTCCACCTCAAGCGCACCTCGGCTACGGGCGAGGTGCGGGAAGAAGAAGCGGTGATCCGCTCTTCCGCGAGCGGCGCCGTCGTGCTGCAGACTCCGGAAGGCGTCGAAGCCTTGCGCTGCACCGGGCTTCCCGAAACCCTGATCTATGACAAGGTGCCGGAAGGATTGTCCGCCAAGCCGACCCTGTCGGTGATGACACGGAGCGACGCGGCACGCGAGGCCACCATCACCTTGTCCTATCTCGCCGCCGGGTTCGACTGGCAGGCCAATTATGTCGCGACCCTGTCGCCTTATGGCGACCGCATGGACCTGTTCGCCTGGGTGACCCTCGCCAGCACCGACGAGACGAGCTTCCCGGCGGCGGAGACCAGCACCGTCGCGGGCAAGCTCGAGCGGCGCAGCTACGCGCGCCCCAAGCCGCGCGGCGAGCCGCTCAACCTGCAATGCTGGCCGTCGGGAACGACGAGCGACATCGACGCGGATGAGCGGGACATGCCGCCGCCTCCCCCACCGCCGCCGCCCCCCGCTCCGCCACCGCCGGTCATGGCTCGGCCCGAAGCCATTACGGTCACGGGATCGCGGATGATGGCGCAGCAAGAGGAATTGGGCGATCTCAAGCTCTATCGCATTCCCGAGCCGGTGACGGTCGCAGCGCGCGGGCAAAAGCAGGTCGCCTTGCTCGAAAAACCGGACGTGAAAGTGAATCGTATCCATCGGCAGTGGATCGACCCGTTGAGGCCGCAAGACTCGGCGATCGAAGGTTTGATCTCCACGCGCAACCGCGTCGATGCGGGGCTGGGCATTGCGCTGCCCGCGGGCAAGATCCTGTTCTTCAGCGAAGAGAACGGGCGCCGGATGCTGATCGGCGAAGGCCATATCGACGACAAGGCGGTGGGCGAGGATGTCGACATCACCCTCAACCTCGGCCCGGCGCTCCGCATGCAGGCGCGGGAAGTGTCGAGCGCCAAGGGCATGGTGGAATATGAGCTTACCGTCACCAACGACGCGCCTCATGGCGCCCGGTACGAAGCGCTGTTCGATCGGGACGACGTGCGGATCGTTCCGGTCAGCACGCGTCTCGCGCGGCGAGATGGGGCAATGGTTTGGGCTACAGAGGTTCCGGCCAATGGCAGCCGCACGTTCCGCTATAAGGTGAAGCGGCTCTAG
- the ppa gene encoding inorganic diphosphatase: MNIDLIPVGDDPPHSVNVIIEVPVGGEPVKYEFDKKSGAIWVDRILHTPMRYPTNYGFIPHTLSPDGDPLDAMVVARSPFIPGSVVRVRPIAVLMLEDEAGGDEKVLCVPVDTTFPYYQNVVEADDLPEIVMKQIEHFFTHYKDLESEKWVRVGKWLGREDAERIIVEAIERAKAAKI, from the coding sequence ATGAACATCGATCTGATTCCCGTGGGCGACGATCCGCCCCATAGCGTCAACGTCATCATCGAAGTGCCGGTCGGCGGCGAACCCGTGAAATATGAGTTCGACAAGAAGTCGGGCGCGATCTGGGTGGATCGCATCCTGCACACGCCGATGCGCTATCCGACCAATTACGGCTTCATTCCGCACACCTTGTCGCCGGACGGCGATCCGCTGGACGCGATGGTCGTCGCGCGGTCGCCCTTCATTCCGGGATCGGTGGTGCGCGTGCGCCCGATCGCCGTGCTGATGCTGGAAGACGAGGCCGGTGGCGACGAGAAGGTGCTCTGCGTGCCGGTCGACACCACTTTCCCTTATTACCAGAATGTCGTCGAGGCGGACGATTTGCCCGAAATCGTGATGAAGCAGATCGAGCATTTCTTCACCCATTATAAGGATCTCGAATCCGAAAAGTGGGTGCGCGTCGGCAAATGGCTGGGCCGCGAGGATGCCGAACGCATCATCGTCGAGGCGATCGAGCGGGCGAAGGCGGCGAAGATCTGA
- a CDS encoding OprO/OprP family phosphate-selective porin codes for MTKMIAKAGLLAATMLAWASPAAAQGTDVAAEIAAMRAKIESLEAEVTALKAAKPVTPSWKGAPQFEDKEAGFSFKPKGFVQFDSGYVENPGIESQNLGYNTRARRLVFGAEGTLPGSFGYKAEFNLAGGAVDYEDVVLTYQPKGSPLQVTIGNFYPLSGLETMTSSRLTSFLERAQAVDAFGFSRRLGASVGIVDPQDRYTLTAGIFNAPLVSGFNNDSWQASVRGTFSPKVGEGGRLHFGANYQHRETQSDARNFRYRARPFTQITDVRFADTGAIAARGDDIVGVELGGIFGPLHVAAEGHKVWTDAYAPGTTFEGTDGVGGGAFYDGDPSFSSAYAEVGYYLTGETRGYKGGRWDRTKVLNPVGKGGIGAVQLNARIDYLNLEDRLSAGAVGAPRFINGGTQTGYQLSAIWNPIDYIRFLLQYAHADVEGGPSAATVAAESDAPIQDRNYGVDSLAVRAQVEF; via the coding sequence ATGACGAAGATGATTGCGAAAGCGGGATTGTTGGCGGCGACCATGCTGGCTTGGGCTTCCCCAGCGGCGGCGCAAGGGACGGATGTCGCCGCCGAGATCGCGGCGATGCGCGCGAAGATCGAAAGCCTGGAAGCGGAGGTCACCGCGCTGAAGGCCGCGAAGCCCGTGACGCCGAGCTGGAAGGGCGCGCCGCAATTCGAGGACAAGGAAGCGGGCTTCAGCTTCAAGCCGAAAGGCTTCGTCCAGTTCGACAGCGGCTATGTCGAAAATCCCGGCATCGAATCGCAAAATCTCGGCTACAACACTCGCGCCCGGCGCCTGGTGTTCGGCGCGGAAGGGACGTTGCCGGGCAGCTTCGGCTACAAAGCCGAATTCAACCTCGCGGGCGGCGCCGTCGATTATGAGGACGTGGTGCTGACCTATCAGCCCAAGGGCAGCCCGCTGCAGGTCACGATCGGCAATTTCTATCCGCTTTCAGGTCTTGAGACGATGACGAGCTCGCGCCTTACGTCCTTCCTGGAGCGGGCGCAGGCGGTGGACGCCTTCGGCTTCAGCCGCCGTCTCGGCGCGTCGGTGGGGATCGTGGATCCGCAGGATCGCTACACGCTGACCGCGGGCATCTTCAACGCGCCGCTCGTCAGCGGTTTCAACAACGACAGCTGGCAAGCGAGCGTGCGCGGCACCTTCTCACCCAAGGTCGGTGAGGGTGGACGCCTCCACTTTGGCGCCAATTACCAGCATCGCGAGACGCAATCGGACGCGCGCAACTTTCGCTATCGCGCGCGGCCCTTCACGCAAATTACCGATGTGCGCTTCGCCGACACGGGCGCAATCGCGGCGAGAGGCGACGATATTGTCGGCGTCGAATTGGGCGGCATTTTCGGACCGCTCCATGTCGCGGCGGAAGGGCATAAAGTGTGGACTGACGCCTATGCACCCGGCACCACCTTCGAGGGAACGGACGGTGTCGGCGGCGGCGCCTTCTATGATGGCGATCCGAGCTTTTCTTCCGCTTACGCGGAGGTGGGCTATTATCTCACTGGCGAAACGCGGGGCTACAAAGGCGGCAGGTGGGACCGGACCAAGGTGCTGAACCCGGTCGGCAAAGGCGGCATCGGCGCGGTGCAGCTGAATGCCCGCATCGATTATCTCAATCTGGAGGATCGGCTATCTGCAGGTGCTGTCGGCGCGCCGCGCTTCATCAATGGCGGGACGCAGACCGGATATCAGCTGAGTGCGATCTGGAATCCGATCGATTATATCCGCTTCCTCCTCCAATATGCGCATGCGGATGTGGAGGGCGGCCCCTCCGCCGCGACGGTCGCGGCGGAGAGTGATGCCCCAATTCAGGACAGGAATTACGGCGTGGACAGTCTTGCCGTGCGGGCTCAGGTCGAGTTTTGA
- a CDS encoding M61 family metallopeptidase, translated as MRNILLISAALLSTSALAQVPDGKPQPLPIPNTIPAAQDIPYPGTMRLEVDATDTQRAIYRVRQTIPVAGPGPLTLLYPEWLPGNHAPRGPINTVAGLKISAGGQAIPWRRDPADVYAFQVEVPAGVTSIDVEFQHLSPTRATEGRVTMTPVMLNAQWEKMSLYPAGYYVRNIPVEATIALPAGWSAATSLDVASQTGNRITYKPVSYETLVDSPLFAGQHFRREKLSDDVWLNIFADEAKDLEAKPEQLKAHRDLVDQAMKLYRGKHYDEYEFLLALTDQLGGIGLEHLRSSENSHPRTYFTDWDSGSAGRDLLAHEMNHSWDGKYRRPADLFTPDYRVPMRNSLLWVYEGMTQFWGNILSARSGMMPVEDVKAELARTAAYYDILPGRSWRPLVDTTNDPIINSRRPQAYGSWQRSEDYYSEGMLIWLDVDSIIRERTNGKKSIDDFARAFFGINPDQEGQLTYSFDDVVQGLNAVTPYDWATYLNQRVNQTGKAPLDWIQRGGYRLAYVEEAPAYFKSREKDREVTDLTYTIGLSLNNTGTVTGVAWDSPLFNEGVTAGTEIVAVNGKAYSGDALKDAIKAAKGTNQPITLLTKKGDLYRTINLNYHEGLRYPVLEKVGKGRSSLDDLLKPLK; from the coding sequence TTGCGTAACATCCTCCTGATTTCCGCCGCCTTACTGTCCACGTCCGCCCTTGCGCAGGTGCCGGACGGCAAGCCCCAGCCGCTGCCCATCCCGAACACCATCCCGGCGGCGCAGGACATTCCCTATCCGGGCACGATGCGGCTGGAGGTGGACGCGACCGACACACAGCGCGCCATCTATCGCGTGCGCCAGACCATTCCGGTGGCGGGCCCTGGTCCGCTGACTCTGCTCTATCCCGAATGGCTGCCCGGCAACCACGCGCCGCGCGGGCCGATCAACACCGTTGCAGGCCTGAAGATCAGCGCGGGGGGCCAAGCGATTCCATGGCGCCGCGATCCGGCCGATGTCTACGCTTTCCAGGTGGAGGTGCCCGCAGGCGTCACCAGCATCGATGTCGAGTTCCAGCATCTTTCCCCGACCCGTGCCACCGAAGGCCGTGTCACGATGACGCCGGTCATGCTCAATGCGCAGTGGGAAAAAATGTCGCTCTATCCCGCAGGCTATTACGTGCGGAACATCCCGGTCGAAGCGACAATCGCCCTCCCGGCCGGGTGGAGCGCCGCCACCTCCCTCGATGTGGCGAGCCAAACAGGCAACCGGATCACTTACAAGCCGGTCTCTTACGAGACGCTGGTCGATTCGCCGCTCTTCGCCGGACAGCATTTCCGGCGCGAGAAGTTGTCGGATGACGTGTGGCTCAACATCTTCGCGGACGAAGCCAAGGACTTGGAAGCCAAGCCCGAGCAGCTGAAAGCGCATCGCGACCTCGTCGATCAGGCGATGAAGCTCTATCGCGGCAAGCATTATGACGAATATGAGTTCCTGCTCGCGCTGACCGACCAATTGGGCGGCATCGGCCTCGAGCATCTGCGCTCGTCCGAGAACAGCCATCCGCGCACCTATTTCACCGATTGGGACAGCGGATCGGCGGGCCGCGACCTCCTCGCGCACGAAATGAACCACAGCTGGGACGGCAAATATCGCCGCCCAGCCGACCTCTTCACGCCGGACTATCGCGTGCCGATGCGCAACAGCCTGCTCTGGGTTTATGAAGGCATGACGCAATTCTGGGGCAACATCCTCTCCGCCCGCTCGGGCATGATGCCGGTCGAGGACGTGAAGGCCGAGCTCGCCCGCACCGCGGCTTATTACGACATCTTGCCCGGCCGCAGCTGGCGCCCGCTGGTCGACACGACCAACGACCCGATCATCAATTCGCGCCGCCCGCAAGCCTATGGCAGCTGGCAGCGGTCGGAGGATTATTATAGCGAGGGCATGCTGATCTGGCTCGACGTCGACAGCATCATCCGCGAGCGGACGAACGGCAAGAAATCGATCGACGATTTCGCGCGTGCCTTCTTCGGCATCAATCCCGATCAGGAAGGGCAGCTGACCTATTCGTTCGACGACGTGGTGCAGGGGCTCAACGCGGTGACGCCCTACGACTGGGCGACCTATCTGAACCAGCGCGTCAACCAGACCGGCAAGGCACCGCTCGATTGGATCCAGCGCGGCGGATACCGCCTCGCCTATGTCGAGGAGGCGCCGGCCTATTTCAAATCGCGCGAGAAGGACCGGGAGGTGACGGACCTCACCTACACGATCGGCCTTTCGCTCAACAATACGGGCACGGTGACCGGCGTCGCCTGGGATTCGCCCTTGTTCAACGAAGGCGTGACGGCGGGGACGGAGATCGTCGCGGTCAACGGCAAGGCCTATTCGGGCGATGCGCTGAAGGACGCGATCAAGGCGGCCAAGGGTACGAACCAGCCGATCACCCTGCTCACCAAGAAGGGCGATCTCTACCGGACGATCAACCTCAACTATCATGAGGGCTTGCGCTATCCGGTCCTCGAAAAGGTCGGGAAAGGGCGCTCGTCGCTCGAC
- the prfA gene encoding peptide chain release factor 1 — protein sequence MKAISDQRIAAIEARKDELQNAMAAPNLAPDAFVKLSKDYAEIEPVAEAAREVRRLRAELGVLGGLLDDPEMKDMAAEEAEEIRRQLPEAERTLALKLLPRDTADERSAMLEIRAGTGGDEAALFAGDLFRMYQRYAEEQGWRVEVISTSASDVGGFKEIVASVTGQGVFAKLKFESGVHRVQRVPVTESGGRIHTSAATVAVLPEAEDVDVQIDDKDLRIDVYRSSGPGGQSVNTTDSAVRITHLPTGLVVIQQDEKSQHKNKAKALKVLRTRLYEMERERLASERAGARKSMVGSGDRSERIRTYNFPQGRVTDHRINLTLHRLPEILEGPGLNEVISALIAEDEAERLASLDEQ from the coding sequence ATGAAGGCGATTTCCGACCAGCGCATCGCGGCCATCGAGGCGCGCAAGGACGAGCTGCAGAACGCCATGGCGGCGCCGAACCTCGCGCCCGACGCGTTCGTCAAATTGTCCAAGGATTATGCCGAGATCGAGCCGGTCGCCGAAGCGGCGCGGGAAGTGCGGCGCCTGAGGGCCGAGCTCGGCGTGCTGGGCGGCCTGCTCGACGATCCTGAAATGAAGGATATGGCCGCCGAGGAAGCGGAGGAAATCCGTCGCCAACTCCCCGAGGCAGAGCGGACATTGGCTTTGAAGCTGCTGCCCCGCGACACGGCGGATGAACGCTCCGCCATGCTTGAAATCCGCGCCGGAACGGGCGGAGACGAAGCCGCGCTCTTCGCGGGCGACCTCTTCCGCATGTACCAGCGTTATGCCGAGGAGCAGGGCTGGCGGGTCGAGGTGATTTCGACCAGCGCGTCGGATGTCGGCGGCTTCAAGGAAATCGTCGCCTCGGTCACCGGCCAGGGCGTGTTCGCCAAGCTGAAGTTCGAAAGCGGCGTCCATCGCGTGCAGCGTGTGCCGGTGACGGAAAGCGGTGGGCGCATCCATACCTCGGCGGCGACGGTCGCGGTGCTTCCCGAGGCCGAGGATGTCGACGTGCAGATCGACGACAAGGATCTGCGCATCGACGTCTACCGCTCGTCGGGCCCCGGCGGCCAGTCGGTCAACACGACCGACAGCGCCGTCCGCATCACCCACCTGCCGACTGGCCTCGTCGTCATTCAGCAGGACGAGAAGTCACAGCACAAGAACAAGGCCAAGGCACTGAAGGTGCTCCGCACCCGCCTCTACGAGATGGAGCGCGAGCGGCTGGCGAGCGAGCGGGCGGGGGCGCGCAAGTCCATGGTCGGCTCCGGCGACCGCTCCGAGCGCATCCGCACTTACAATTTCCCGCAGGGGCGGGTGACCGATCACCGGATCAACCTCACCCTGCATCGCCTTCCCGAAATCCTCGAAGGTCCGGGTCTGAACGAGGTGATTTCCGCGCTGATCGCCGAGGATGAGGCGGAGCGACTGGCGAGCCTCGATGAACAGTAA